In Drosophila pseudoobscura strain MV-25-SWS-2005 chromosome 4, UCI_Dpse_MV25, whole genome shotgun sequence, the following proteins share a genomic window:
- the Clamp gene encoding zinc finger protein 239 isoform X1, with translation MEDITKNIIFTNAINGQPATIQYQTADGTILKQPKIEGQKTEQQPTFYYTTNGNGGTVNLAQLATSEDNKTCYIAQPVGGYNYALVNGMPLNQGTALGIATVDAQGRIQIVNQNKPIAANTISNISFKCDVCSDMFPHLALLNAHKRMHTEGEQQQQQHNSQQGGDSIAVVNAQGMVQAQNIINNGQMGQIQIVASDTLDPVQQSVMQQQQHDSKANKCITCGTSMLPQSKRKGPKQVRCESCMQAEQAAQQQQLFVAQDGQMAHPVQIISTTPQAQAQLQQIVAAQTGGTTPKREPNTGTGHHPVKKRNSQQMTKCQKCNGSGVVLVGQHSHGTGAGGSVKSSVTVKTECSSCRNPSKPFSCNICGGLFSRYSSLWSHKKLHSGEKNYKCSICGLAFAKAVYLKNHARIHTGEKPYKCQTCGMQFSQSPHLKNHERTHSGERPYVCGVCDKGFARHATLWNHRRIHTGEKPYKCEICGSAFSQAAHLKNHAKVHSGEKPYKCEICSAAFADRFALKRHRGIHQKYGQTAPRQPGADGMIVHKQEIPDMDDEAQQEVIISGL, from the exons ATGGAAGACATCACCAAAAACATAATCTTTACAAATGCTATCAATGGGCAACCGGCCACAATACAATATCAAACAGCAGACGGCACAATTCTGAAGCAGCCGAAAATAGAGGGCCAAAAAacggagcagcagccaacatTTTACTATACAACAAAT GGCAATGGAGGTACTGTAAATCTCGCACAGCTGGCTACCTCGGAGGACAACAAGACTTGCTACATAGCCCAGCCCGTTGGGGGCTATAACTATGCTCTGGTCAACGGAATGCCCCTAAATCAGGGCACTGCTCTGGGCATAGCCACAGTGGATGCCCAGGGACGCATACAAATCGTCAATCAGAACAAGCCGATAGCAGCG AATACCATATCCAACATCAGTTTCAAGTGCGACGTCTGCTCCGACATGTTTCCACACCTGGCCTTGCTCAACGCCCACAAGCGGATGCACACCGAGggtgagcagcaacagcagcagcacaattCCCAGCAGGGAGGCGACTCCATTGCTGTGGTGAATGCCCAGGGCATGGTGCAGGCACAGAACATCATCAACAACGGGCAGATGGGCCAAATACAAATCGTGGCGTCCGATACGCTGGATCCCGTACAGCAGTCTGtgatgcagcaacagcaacatgatTCCAAGGCCAACAAGTGCATCACTTGCGGAACCTCCATGCTGCCGCAGTCCAAACGAAAGGGACCAAAGCAAGTCCGATGTGAGTCTTGCATGCAGGCGGAGCAggcggcgcagcagcagcaactcttCGTGGCGCAGGATG GTCAAATGGCGCATCCCGTGCAGATCATATCAACCACACCCCAGGCTCAGGCGCAGCTCCAGCAAATTGTGGCCGCACAGACGGGTGGCACGACACCCAAGCGTGAGCCAAATACCGGAACAGGACACCATCCAGTGAAAAAGCGCAACTCCCAGCAGATGaccaagtgccaaaagtgcAATGGCTCTGGCGTGGTGCTGGTCGGGCAACATTCCCACGGCACCGGAGCCGGTGGCTCGGTCAAGTCGTCCGTTACCGTCAAAACCGA GTGTTCGTCATGCAGAAATCCTTCGAAACCCTTCAGCTGTAATATTTGTGGTGGTCTGTTCTCGCGCTACTCGAGTCTGTGGTCCCACAAGAAGCTTCACAGCGGCGAAAAGAACTACAAATGCAGCATTTGTGGACTGGCCTTCGCCAAGGCTGTCTATCTGAAAAACCACGCGCGCATCCATACGGGGGAAAAGCCGTACAA ATGCCAAACCTGCGGCATGCAGTTCTCTCAATCGCCACATCTTAAGAATCACGAGCGGACGCACAGCGGGGAGCGTCCGTATGTGTGTGGAGTTTGCGACAAGGGATTCGCACGCCATGCCACGCTGTGGAATCATAGGCGTATCCACACCGGCGAGAAGCCATACAAGTGCGAAATATGCGGCTCGGCCTTCTCCCAGGCGGCGCATCTGAAGAACCACGCCAAGGTTCACTCCGGAGAAAAGCCCTACAAGTGCGAAATCTGCTCGGCGGCATTTGCCGATCGCTTTGCGCTGAAACGCCATCGTGGCATCCACCAGAAGTACGGACAGACGGCCCCGCGCCAACCCGGAGCGGATGGAATGATTGTGCATAAGCAGGAGATCCCCGATATGGATGACGAAGCCCAGCAGGAGGTGATCATCAGTGGATTATAG
- the Clamp gene encoding zinc finger protein 2 homolog isoform X2, whose translation MEDITKNIIFTNAINGQPATIQYQTADGTILKQPKIEGQKTEQQPTFYYTTNGNGGTVNLAQLATSEDNKTCYIAQPVGGYNYALVNGMPLNQGTALGIATVDAQGRIQIVNQNKPIAANTISNISFKCDVCSDMFPHLALLNAHKRMHTEGEQQQQQHNSQQGGDSIAVVNAQGMVQAQNIINNGQMGQIQIVASDTLDPVQQSVMQQQQHDSKANKCITCGTSMLPQSKRKGPKQVRCESCMQAEQAAQQQQLFVAQDGQMAHPVQIISTTPQAQAQLQQIVAAQTGGTTPKREPNTGTGHHPVKKRNSQQMTKCQKCNGSGVVLVGQHSHGTGAGGSVKSSVTVKTENPSKPFSCNICGGLFSRYSSLWSHKKLHSGEKNYKCSICGLAFAKAVYLKNHARIHTGEKPYKCQTCGMQFSQSPHLKNHERTHSGERPYVCGVCDKGFARHATLWNHRRIHTGEKPYKCEICGSAFSQAAHLKNHAKVHSGEKPYKCEICSAAFADRFALKRHRGIHQKYGQTAPRQPGADGMIVHKQEIPDMDDEAQQEVIISGL comes from the exons ATGGAAGACATCACCAAAAACATAATCTTTACAAATGCTATCAATGGGCAACCGGCCACAATACAATATCAAACAGCAGACGGCACAATTCTGAAGCAGCCGAAAATAGAGGGCCAAAAAacggagcagcagccaacatTTTACTATACAACAAAT GGCAATGGAGGTACTGTAAATCTCGCACAGCTGGCTACCTCGGAGGACAACAAGACTTGCTACATAGCCCAGCCCGTTGGGGGCTATAACTATGCTCTGGTCAACGGAATGCCCCTAAATCAGGGCACTGCTCTGGGCATAGCCACAGTGGATGCCCAGGGACGCATACAAATCGTCAATCAGAACAAGCCGATAGCAGCG AATACCATATCCAACATCAGTTTCAAGTGCGACGTCTGCTCCGACATGTTTCCACACCTGGCCTTGCTCAACGCCCACAAGCGGATGCACACCGAGggtgagcagcaacagcagcagcacaattCCCAGCAGGGAGGCGACTCCATTGCTGTGGTGAATGCCCAGGGCATGGTGCAGGCACAGAACATCATCAACAACGGGCAGATGGGCCAAATACAAATCGTGGCGTCCGATACGCTGGATCCCGTACAGCAGTCTGtgatgcagcaacagcaacatgatTCCAAGGCCAACAAGTGCATCACTTGCGGAACCTCCATGCTGCCGCAGTCCAAACGAAAGGGACCAAAGCAAGTCCGATGTGAGTCTTGCATGCAGGCGGAGCAggcggcgcagcagcagcaactcttCGTGGCGCAGGATG GTCAAATGGCGCATCCCGTGCAGATCATATCAACCACACCCCAGGCTCAGGCGCAGCTCCAGCAAATTGTGGCCGCACAGACGGGTGGCACGACACCCAAGCGTGAGCCAAATACCGGAACAGGACACCATCCAGTGAAAAAGCGCAACTCCCAGCAGATGaccaagtgccaaaagtgcAATGGCTCTGGCGTGGTGCTGGTCGGGCAACATTCCCACGGCACCGGAGCCGGTGGCTCGGTCAAGTCGTCCGTTACCGTCAAAACCGA AAATCCTTCGAAACCCTTCAGCTGTAATATTTGTGGTGGTCTGTTCTCGCGCTACTCGAGTCTGTGGTCCCACAAGAAGCTTCACAGCGGCGAAAAGAACTACAAATGCAGCATTTGTGGACTGGCCTTCGCCAAGGCTGTCTATCTGAAAAACCACGCGCGCATCCATACGGGGGAAAAGCCGTACAA ATGCCAAACCTGCGGCATGCAGTTCTCTCAATCGCCACATCTTAAGAATCACGAGCGGACGCACAGCGGGGAGCGTCCGTATGTGTGTGGAGTTTGCGACAAGGGATTCGCACGCCATGCCACGCTGTGGAATCATAGGCGTATCCACACCGGCGAGAAGCCATACAAGTGCGAAATATGCGGCTCGGCCTTCTCCCAGGCGGCGCATCTGAAGAACCACGCCAAGGTTCACTCCGGAGAAAAGCCCTACAAGTGCGAAATCTGCTCGGCGGCATTTGCCGATCGCTTTGCGCTGAAACGCCATCGTGGCATCCACCAGAAGTACGGACAGACGGCCCCGCGCCAACCCGGAGCGGATGGAATGATTGTGCATAAGCAGGAGATCCCCGATATGGATGACGAAGCCCAGCAGGAGGTGATCATCAGTGGATTATAG